A window of the Deinococcus gobiensis I-0 genome harbors these coding sequences:
- a CDS encoding RNB domain-containing ribonuclease encodes MTTSPELGAAQRTEVELLARGRQDKSRVMRDLGLSETPEAAHALLLRLGLWSEARTPYADRLRAATTPSTLPVPPFPAEDRLDLTHLEAFAIDDEGNRDPDDAVCTETLEGGLTRLWVHVADVAALVPPDSPLDLEARSRGATLYLPDQTIGMLPDALVEQAGLGLAPTSPALSISLDLDAEGNAEAVDVVLTTVRVTRLTYGEAQRRLEGGDPAFVALAELARASQALREAEGALTIDLPEVRVKADEAGAQVTPLPKPPMRFVVQECMTLAGWGAAIFADDNGIPLPFATQDPPRTTVRGDGLGAQWARRRTLSRTRFQPSPGPHSGMGLDVYVQATSPMRRYLDLVVHQQLRAFLTGGEPVGGKVLASHIAQAVLNADGTRQAERLSRRHHTLRFVAAQPEREWEAVVVDRRGPQATLLIPDLAYDLPLTSSAPVGSVIKLRLSDVNLPALGVRAKL; translated from the coding sequence ATGACCACTTCTCCCGAACTGGGCGCCGCGCAGCGCACCGAAGTCGAGCTGCTGGCGCGCGGCCGGCAGGACAAGAGCCGCGTGATGCGCGACCTGGGCCTGAGCGAGACCCCCGAGGCCGCCCACGCCCTGCTGCTGCGTCTGGGCCTGTGGAGCGAGGCGCGCACGCCCTACGCCGATCGCCTGCGCGCCGCCACCACGCCCAGCACGCTGCCGGTCCCGCCCTTTCCCGCCGAGGACCGCCTCGACCTGACGCACCTGGAGGCCTTCGCCATCGACGACGAGGGCAACCGCGACCCCGACGACGCGGTATGTACCGAGACCCTAGAAGGCGGCCTGACCCGGCTGTGGGTCCACGTGGCCGACGTGGCCGCGCTCGTGCCGCCCGACAGCCCGCTGGACCTCGAGGCCCGGTCGCGCGGCGCGACGCTGTACCTGCCCGACCAGACCATCGGGATGCTGCCCGACGCCCTGGTCGAGCAGGCGGGCCTCGGGCTGGCCCCCACCTCGCCCGCGCTCTCGATCTCGCTGGACCTCGACGCCGAGGGCAACGCCGAGGCGGTGGACGTGGTCCTGACCACCGTGCGCGTCACCCGCCTGACCTACGGCGAGGCGCAGCGGCGGCTGGAGGGGGGCGATCCGGCCTTCGTGGCCCTGGCCGAACTGGCCCGCGCGAGTCAGGCGCTGCGCGAGGCCGAGGGCGCGCTGACCATCGACCTGCCCGAGGTCCGCGTGAAGGCCGACGAGGCCGGCGCGCAGGTCACGCCGCTGCCCAAGCCGCCCATGCGTTTCGTGGTGCAGGAGTGCATGACCCTGGCCGGCTGGGGGGCCGCCATCTTCGCCGACGACAACGGCATTCCGCTGCCCTTCGCCACCCAGGACCCGCCCCGGACCACCGTGCGTGGCGACGGCCTGGGGGCGCAGTGGGCGCGGCGGCGCACCCTGTCGCGGACCCGCTTCCAGCCCTCGCCGGGGCCGCACAGCGGCATGGGCCTGGACGTGTACGTGCAGGCGACCAGCCCCATGCGCCGTTACCTCGACCTCGTGGTGCACCAGCAGCTCCGGGCCTTCCTGACCGGGGGCGAGCCGGTGGGCGGCAAGGTGCTCGCCAGCCACATCGCCCAGGCGGTCCTGAACGCCGACGGCACCCGCCAGGCCGAGCGCCTGAGCCGCCGCCACCACACCCTGCGTTTCGTGGCCGCCCAGCCCGAGCGCGAGTGGGAGGCCGTCGTGGTGGACCGCCGGGGGCCGCAGGCCACGTTGCTCATTCCCGATCTGGCCTACGACCTGCCGCTGACCTCGTCGGCGCCGGTCGGCTCGGTGATCAAGCTGCGCCTGAGCGACGTGAACCTCCCGGCCCTGGGCGTGCGCGCCAAACTTTGA
- a CDS encoding agmatine deiminase family protein, producing the protein MPAEWAAHAATWMSWPADDELWFGHLEPVRAEFAELVRTVARFEPVQLLVRDSESEQDARARLHGANVAYHHVPLDDVWLRDNGPIFVRRGEGREADLAFVNWRFNAWGGKFESDHDDRVPEYVAQALGMAHWDRPEVLEGGGIEVNGLGLGLTTRSCFLTDTRNPGLSEEGYAALLAETLGIRKLLWLDGGLENDHTDGHIDTITRFVDETTVVTSVESDPADPNHAVMARNLAALREMTDTAGEPLRVVELPLPANRLDGAEGRLPPTYANFYIGNGFVAVPQYGDPHDGPALDVLRPLFPGREVIGLSSRAIIEGGGSFHCVTQQQPVGLTWTGE; encoded by the coding sequence ATGCCCGCCGAGTGGGCCGCGCACGCCGCCACCTGGATGAGCTGGCCTGCCGACGACGAGCTGTGGTTCGGCCACCTGGAGCCGGTGCGCGCCGAGTTCGCCGAGCTGGTGCGCACCGTCGCCCGCTTCGAGCCGGTGCAGCTGCTGGTACGCGATTCCGAGAGCGAGCAGGACGCCCGCGCCCGCCTGCACGGAGCCAACGTGGCCTACCACCACGTGCCGCTGGACGACGTGTGGCTGCGCGACAACGGCCCCATCTTCGTGCGGCGCGGCGAGGGCCGGGAGGCCGATCTCGCCTTCGTGAACTGGCGCTTCAACGCCTGGGGCGGCAAGTTCGAGTCGGACCACGACGACCGCGTGCCCGAATACGTCGCGCAGGCCCTGGGCATGGCCCACTGGGACCGCCCCGAGGTGCTCGAAGGCGGCGGTATCGAGGTCAACGGCCTGGGCCTGGGCCTGACCACCCGCTCGTGCTTCCTGACCGACACCCGCAACCCCGGCCTGAGCGAGGAGGGCTACGCCGCCCTGCTGGCCGAGACGCTGGGCATCCGGAAGCTGCTGTGGCTCGACGGCGGCCTGGAAAACGACCACACCGACGGCCACATTGACACCATCACCCGTTTCGTGGACGAGACGACGGTCGTGACGAGCGTCGAGAGCGATCCCGCCGACCCCAACCACGCCGTGATGGCCCGCAACCTCGCCGCGCTACGGGAGATGACCGACACGGCGGGCGAGCCGCTGCGCGTCGTGGAACTGCCGCTGCCCGCGAACCGCCTCGACGGCGCCGAGGGCCGGCTGCCGCCCACCTACGCCAACTTCTACATCGGCAACGGCTTCGTGGCGGTGCCCCAGTACGGCGACCCCCATGACGGCCCCGCGCTGGACGTGCTGCGCCCGCTCTTTCCGGGGCGCGAGGTGATCGGCCTGAGCAGCCGCGCGATCATCGAAGGGGGCGGCTCCTTCCACTGCGTGACCCAGCAGCAGCCCGTGGGTCTCACATGGACGGGCGAATAA
- a CDS encoding GNAT family N-acetyltransferase, producing MDGRITDLGGGYTARRIPLETYRDACARLEGRIFGGNSVYAFGRAARPPVPLGETFTWGLFAGDELVGWSHAEQRDERTVDMADTGLLPEHQGRGLYTRLLPTLLGTFRAAGYALVTSRHRATNNAVLVPKLRAGFFIQGLNLYEGGLNVTLALALDGPYRDAMHARSGFRAATAEAARRLRWPEAVPPGPVPVPSALPLPPGTGPDLDLGGGYVLRPVEYETYWHLYAVLEAAAYESVSLEWPHPAERADLDAPSYTWLIGHAGEVVGWQYSRQWNARTAYMVNTALLPAHRGAGVYSRLLPAVLEALRTEGYDLVRSHHHATNAAVLVPKLRAGFRVQGLEVSDHGVMAVLLFSYGELYREYMDVRSGLTLPRGEVARRLGMAGDTGT from the coding sequence ATGGACGGGCGAATAACCGACCTGGGGGGCGGGTACACGGCCCGCCGCATCCCGCTGGAGACCTACCGCGACGCCTGCGCGCGCCTGGAAGGCCGAATCTTCGGGGGCAATTCGGTGTATGCCTTCGGGCGGGCCGCCCGGCCCCCGGTGCCCCTGGGCGAGACCTTCACGTGGGGCCTTTTCGCCGGCGACGAGCTGGTGGGCTGGAGCCACGCCGAGCAGCGCGACGAGCGCACGGTAGACATGGCCGACACGGGCCTGCTGCCCGAGCACCAGGGGCGGGGCCTGTATACCCGGCTGCTGCCCACGCTGCTCGGCACCTTCCGGGCGGCGGGATACGCCCTCGTGACCAGCCGCCACCGCGCCACCAACAACGCCGTCCTGGTGCCCAAGCTGCGCGCCGGGTTCTTCATCCAGGGCCTGAACCTGTACGAGGGCGGCCTGAATGTCACGCTGGCGCTCGCGCTGGACGGCCCCTACCGCGACGCCATGCACGCCCGCAGCGGGTTCCGGGCCGCGACGGCGGAGGCGGCCCGGCGGCTGCGCTGGCCCGAGGCCGTGCCCCCCGGCCCTGTCCCGGTTCCGTCGGCCCTGCCCCTGCCGCCCGGCACCGGTCCCGACCTCGACCTGGGCGGGGGCTACGTGCTGCGCCCGGTCGAGTACGAGACCTACTGGCACCTGTACGCGGTGCTGGAGGCGGCCGCCTACGAGAGCGTGTCGCTGGAATGGCCCCACCCGGCCGAGCGCGCCGATCTCGACGCCCCCAGCTACACCTGGCTGATCGGGCACGCGGGCGAGGTGGTCGGCTGGCAGTACTCGCGGCAGTGGAACGCGCGCACCGCCTACATGGTGAACACGGCGCTGCTGCCCGCTCACCGGGGGGCCGGGGTCTACTCGCGCCTGCTGCCGGCCGTGCTGGAGGCCCTGCGCACCGAAGGCTACGACCTCGTGCGCAGCCACCACCACGCCACCAACGCCGCCGTGCTGGTGCCCAAACTGCGGGCGGGTTTCCGCGTGCAGGGGCTGGAGGTCAGCGACCATGGCGTGATGGCGGTGCTGCTGTTCAGCTACGGCGAGCTGTACCGCGAATACATGGACGTGCGCAGCGGCCTGACCCTGCCGCGCGGCGAGGTGGCGCGGCGGCTGGGCATGGCCGGGGACACCGGGACCTGA
- a CDS encoding DsbA family oxidoreductase: protein MTDVYFDFLCPYAWRGLELANVLRALPGDAGGETFRLRHFSLAQGNHPDNAAAKGAGDVRWWLSDQPQGEGAAHQQSSLDAFLAHTAAARQGEERSWAFALALFRRRHEHGQALDEAAIQGAAGDAGLDTAQFAADRQDDGGLRAALRRELEEAADLGVFGTPTFVLEDGGAAYYRFENLTRDPQTARAWWDLYRTVLDSGAGIATIKRARNRPAKKA from the coding sequence ATGACCGACGTGTATTTCGATTTCCTGTGCCCCTACGCCTGGCGCGGCCTCGAACTGGCGAACGTGCTGCGCGCCCTGCCCGGCGACGCGGGGGGCGAGACCTTCCGGCTGCGGCACTTCTCGCTCGCGCAGGGCAACCACCCGGACAACGCGGCGGCCAAGGGTGCGGGCGACGTGCGCTGGTGGCTGAGCGACCAGCCTCAGGGCGAGGGAGCGGCGCACCAGCAGAGCAGCCTCGACGCCTTTCTGGCGCATACGGCCGCCGCGCGCCAGGGCGAGGAACGCAGCTGGGCCTTTGCCCTCGCGCTGTTCCGCCGCCGCCATGAACACGGGCAGGCGCTCGACGAGGCCGCCATCCAGGGCGCGGCCGGGGACGCCGGGCTGGACACCGCGCAGTTCGCTGCCGACCGCCAGGACGACGGGGGCCTGCGCGCCGCGCTGCGGCGGGAACTGGAGGAGGCCGCCGACCTGGGCGTGTTCGGCACCCCGACCTTCGTGCTGGAGGACGGCGGCGCGGCCTACTACCGTTTCGAGAACCTGACCCGCGACCCGCAGACGGCGCGGGCCTGGTGGGACCTGTACCGCACGGTGCTGGACAGCGGGGCGGGCATCGCCACCATCAAGCGCGCCAGGAACCGCCCCGCGAAGAAGGCCTAG